A region of Marnyiella aurantia DNA encodes the following proteins:
- a CDS encoding diacylglycerol kinase family protein, translating into MRKPPLYKSFLNALHGIGHMVLQERNFQIELAALAINLVLIFFLKVHATEAAVILAICGAVLAAELMNTAVEKLCDFIHPEFHVKIGLIKDISAGAVMLLALTALIIGLVIYPKYF; encoded by the coding sequence ATGCGAAAACCCCCACTTTACAAAAGCTTTCTAAACGCCCTGCACGGGATTGGCCACATGGTTCTGCAGGAAAGAAATTTCCAGATAGAACTGGCCGCTTTAGCTATAAATCTTGTTCTGATCTTTTTTTTGAAAGTACATGCAACCGAAGCAGCTGTGATTCTTGCGATCTGCGGTGCCGTTTTAGCAGCAGAACTCATGAATACGGCGGTGGAGAAGCTCTGTGACTTCATCCACCCCGAATTCCATGTTAAAATCGGCCTTATCAAGGATATTTCTGCCGGCGCGGTAATGCTCCTGGCTTTAACCGCCCTGATAATCGGTCTGGTTATTTATCCAAAATACTTTTAG
- the dnaN gene encoding DNA polymerase III subunit beta has translation MKFIVSSGELQKALQTVSGVISTSQSRPILENYLFELENNSLRITASDGETTLITSLEVKSEDSGKFAVPAKIFQDFVKTYGEQPLTLSVKESADAAGNVLEILDEKDNFSVALDNAEDYPEIPEFESAQSVSLPSGVLSEALSNTLFATSNDSLRPVMTGVLFQFGENETNFVSTDSHRLVVYKRKDLVSEPMEFIMPKKPLSIFRNILASTNDDVLIEFNDNMAKFTFGNNIWICRLIDGKYPNYSAVIPKENPNVLTINRNLLLSAIRRASIMSNKSTNQVRFKLSGNVLHLHAEDTEYANKADMQIPCDYNGEDINIGFSSKFLTEMLSVLRADDITMKMSQPNRPGIIEPVDGLEDNENLLMLSMPVIGM, from the coding sequence ATGAAGTTTATTGTGTCAAGTGGAGAGTTGCAGAAAGCCCTGCAAACCGTTAGTGGAGTAATTTCAACCTCCCAGTCAAGACCCATCTTAGAAAACTATCTTTTTGAATTAGAGAACAACAGTCTCCGTATAACTGCTTCCGACGGCGAAACGACACTGATTACTTCCCTGGAAGTAAAATCAGAGGACAGTGGCAAATTTGCCGTACCTGCCAAGATCTTTCAGGATTTTGTGAAGACTTACGGTGAGCAGCCACTGACACTTTCCGTGAAGGAGTCCGCAGATGCTGCCGGTAATGTTCTTGAGATTCTGGATGAAAAGGATAACTTCTCTGTAGCGTTGGATAATGCTGAAGATTACCCGGAAATTCCTGAGTTCGAAAGCGCTCAAAGCGTGTCACTGCCATCAGGAGTTCTTTCGGAAGCACTTAGCAATACTCTTTTTGCTACAAGCAATGATTCCCTTCGTCCGGTAATGACGGGTGTACTTTTCCAGTTTGGAGAAAATGAAACCAACTTTGTGTCTACCGATTCTCACCGCCTTGTTGTGTACAAGAGAAAAGACCTCGTTTCCGAGCCTATGGAATTTATTATGCCGAAGAAACCTTTGAGCATATTCCGTAATATCCTGGCCAGTACCAATGACGATGTTCTAATTGAGTTCAACGACAATATGGCCAAGTTTACATTTGGAAATAATATATGGATCTGCCGTTTGATTGACGGCAAGTATCCAAACTATTCAGCAGTTATTCCGAAGGAAAATCCAAATGTACTTACGATAAACCGTAACCTGCTTCTTAGTGCAATCCGCCGGGCATCAATTATGTCCAATAAATCCACAAATCAGGTTCGCTTCAAGCTTTCCGGAAATGTGCTTCACCTTCATGCTGAGGATACTGAATATGCAAACAAAGCGGATATGCAGATTCCCTGCGATTATAACGGCGAGGATATCAACATTGGATTCAGTTCAAAATTTCTGACAGAGATGTTATCCGTTCTTCGTGCCGATGATATTACAATGAAAATGTCGCAACCCAACAGACCGGGCATCATAGAACCTGTGGACGGGCTGGAAGACAATGAAAACCTTCTTATGCTGTCTATGCCCGTTATAGGCATGTAA
- a CDS encoding J domain-containing protein: MKDYYYFLGIKDDASEEDIKTAYRKLSMKYHPDKNDNDAFFAQRFMEIQEAYETLSDPQLRRNYDHNIVSGRGSSRSSLPPTVKSFTSNKVHAVKGEEVIIKWNTLNADVVKIVPFGLEKAYGERTFRITEFKNGKFVIILHAANSLTRQTAVKGITITEVFNNDRERFRDNVEDLFQQRDTSGTARSNISGWAKIVVAILLLAAALYFILQEF; the protein is encoded by the coding sequence TTGAAGGACTACTATTATTTTCTGGGAATTAAGGACGATGCTTCGGAAGAGGACATCAAGACGGCCTACAGGAAACTTTCCATGAAATATCATCCGGATAAGAATGACAATGACGCCTTCTTCGCGCAGCGCTTTATGGAAATTCAGGAGGCCTACGAAACACTGAGTGATCCGCAGCTGCGCCGCAATTACGACCACAATATAGTTTCCGGCAGAGGCAGTAGCCGCAGTTCGCTTCCGCCAACCGTTAAGAGCTTCACCAGTAACAAGGTTCATGCGGTGAAAGGCGAGGAAGTAATTATTAAATGGAATACGCTGAATGCCGACGTGGTGAAGATCGTTCCCTTTGGTTTGGAAAAGGCCTACGGCGAGCGTACTTTCAGGATCACAGAATTCAAAAACGGGAAATTTGTCATCATCCTGCATGCTGCCAATTCATTAACGCGGCAGACAGCGGTAAAGGGAATTACCATAACGGAGGTATTTAACAATGACCGTGAACGTTTCCGGGACAATGTGGAAGACCTCTTTCAGCAGCGAGATACATCAGGAACGGCCCGAAGCAATATTTCAGGATGGGCAAAAATAGTGGTTGCCATATTACTGCTGGCAGCCGCACTATATTTCATTTTGCAGGAATTTTAG
- the gcvP gene encoding aminomethyl-transferring glycine dehydrogenase has translation MNTQQFVSRHISMNEDDKKAMLDKIGVSGIDELISQTIPDSIRADKELNISEPLSEYELIRQSTALAAKNADYTNYIGFGYHNTLLPAAIKRNILENPSWYTAYTPYQAEIAQGRLEALLNYQTVIANLTGFPLSNASLLDESTAAAEAMNMFFSNRTKEQKKTANKFFISDLVLPQTVAVLRTKAEGLGIEIVEGNHKNHQFSNQYFGVLLQYPGKNGIVLDYTDDIKSYKELDLQVAVACDPMALVKLKSPADMGADCAVGTSQRFGIPMGYGGPHAAFFACKEEYKRDIPGRIIGVSVDVYGKRALRMALQTREQHIKRERATSNICTAQVLLAVMAGMYCVYHGPDGLNYIADQIHFKANALSDALSVLGYDVVEEPHFDTVKMRIHEDEKGNLMRLMRDRKINLNYFSEGIVSISVNESTTLEKLDCLVEAFANFKQKQAFKLEIKENHSIPAELLRQDSILTEEVFNRYHTETELMRYIKRLERKDLSLTHSMIALGSCTMKLNAASQMLPISWSGWGSVHPFVPTEQAGGYQEIIKELEQDLAEITGFAGTSLQPNSGAQGEYAGLMVIREYHKANGEDHRNIVLIPQSAHGTNPASAVLAGMKVVVCKNLENGEIDPEDWKAKAEQHKENLSAAMITYPSTYGFFDANIKEIIKTVHDNGGQVYMDGANMNAQVGFTSPGLIGADVCHLNLHKTFAIPHGGGGPGVGPICVASHLVKFLPSNPNIKIGSPESIDAISAAPYGSALVLNISYAYIKMLGASGLKKSTEHAILNANYLKEVLAEHFPILYSNENGRVAHECIVDFRQFKSLGIEVADVAKRLMDYGFHAPTVSFPVAGTLMIEPTESESKAEIDRFAEALISIKKEIDEVANGEADATNNVLKNAPHTEQVVISDSWDKPYSREKAAYPLEWVRDHKFFASVSRVDEAYGDRNLVCTCEPIEAYM, from the coding sequence ATGAATACACAGCAGTTTGTTAGCCGTCACATTTCTATGAATGAGGACGACAAAAAAGCGATGTTGGACAAGATCGGTGTGTCCGGTATCGATGAACTTATCTCACAAACCATCCCGGATTCCATCAGAGCGGATAAGGAACTTAACATTTCCGAGCCGCTTTCCGAATATGAACTGATCCGTCAGTCTACAGCTTTGGCTGCAAAAAATGCCGATTATACCAACTATATCGGTTTCGGCTATCACAACACACTGCTTCCTGCAGCGATTAAAAGGAATATCCTCGAAAACCCATCCTGGTATACGGCTTACACGCCTTACCAGGCCGAGATTGCTCAGGGAAGACTTGAAGCTTTGCTTAACTACCAAACTGTAATTGCTAACTTAACAGGTTTCCCGCTTTCCAATGCATCTTTGCTGGACGAAAGTACAGCAGCAGCAGAAGCTATGAATATGTTCTTTTCCAACAGAACCAAAGAGCAGAAGAAAACAGCCAATAAGTTCTTTATTTCCGACTTGGTATTACCTCAAACAGTAGCTGTACTTCGTACGAAAGCAGAAGGTTTAGGGATTGAGATCGTAGAGGGTAACCACAAGAACCACCAGTTCAGCAACCAGTATTTTGGTGTGCTGCTGCAATATCCGGGAAAAAACGGAATTGTTCTGGATTATACAGACGATATTAAATCTTACAAGGAACTGGACCTGCAGGTTGCAGTTGCGTGTGACCCAATGGCATTGGTGAAGCTTAAATCACCTGCTGATATGGGTGCCGACTGTGCCGTGGGAACTTCCCAGCGGTTCGGAATCCCAATGGGATACGGTGGCCCGCATGCGGCCTTCTTTGCCTGTAAGGAAGAATATAAGCGTGACATTCCGGGAAGAATTATAGGTGTGTCTGTAGATGTGTACGGTAAGAGAGCCCTGAGAATGGCACTTCAGACCCGCGAGCAGCATATTAAGCGTGAAAGAGCAACTTCAAATATCTGTACCGCACAGGTGCTGCTTGCCGTAATGGCCGGTATGTACTGTGTATACCACGGTCCTGATGGGCTGAACTATATCGCAGACCAGATTCATTTTAAAGCAAATGCACTTTCGGATGCACTTTCTGTATTGGGATATGACGTTGTAGAGGAGCCTCACTTCGATACGGTGAAGATGAGAATCCATGAAGACGAGAAGGGAAATCTGATGCGATTGATGCGTGATCGCAAGATCAACCTGAATTATTTTTCTGAAGGTATAGTGAGTATTTCAGTTAATGAAAGTACCACCCTTGAAAAACTTGACTGTCTTGTTGAAGCGTTTGCGAACTTCAAGCAAAAACAGGCGTTCAAGCTTGAGATCAAGGAAAATCACAGCATCCCGGCAGAATTACTGAGACAGGACTCAATCCTTACCGAAGAAGTATTCAACAGGTACCATACCGAAACTGAACTGATGCGTTATATCAAACGTTTGGAACGTAAAGACCTTTCGCTTACCCATTCCATGATCGCATTGGGCTCCTGTACTATGAAACTCAATGCGGCATCGCAGATGCTTCCGATTTCCTGGAGCGGCTGGGGAAGCGTTCACCCGTTTGTTCCTACTGAGCAGGCAGGCGGTTACCAGGAAATCATTAAGGAACTGGAGCAGGATCTGGCTGAAATTACAGGTTTTGCCGGTACTTCACTACAGCCTAATTCGGGAGCTCAGGGCGAATATGCGGGACTTATGGTTATCCGTGAATATCATAAAGCGAATGGAGAGGATCACCGTAACATCGTACTTATTCCACAGTCGGCACACGGCACCAACCCCGCATCTGCGGTTTTGGCCGGTATGAAGGTGGTGGTTTGTAAAAATCTGGAGAACGGTGAGATTGATCCTGAAGACTGGAAAGCCAAAGCTGAGCAGCATAAGGAAAACCTTTCCGCAGCTATGATCACCTATCCGTCCACTTACGGTTTCTTTGATGCCAATATCAAGGAAATCATCAAGACGGTTCACGACAATGGCGGACAGGTATATATGGACGGTGCCAATATGAACGCACAGGTTGGATTTACAAGCCCCGGACTTATCGGTGCCGATGTTTGTCACCTGAACCTGCATAAGACCTTCGCGATTCCTCACGGCGGCGGTGGACCCGGTGTTGGACCCATCTGTGTAGCTTCCCACCTGGTGAAGTTCCTTCCAAGCAACCCGAACATTAAGATTGGTTCTCCGGAATCTATTGACGCCATCTCTGCTGCACCTTATGGTTCCGCACTGGTATTGAATATCTCTTATGCATACATCAAGATGCTGGGTGCTTCCGGACTTAAGAAATCTACTGAACATGCCATCCTCAACGCCAACTATCTGAAAGAAGTTCTGGCCGAGCATTTCCCAATCCTTTACAGCAACGAGAACGGACGTGTAGCCCACGAGTGTATCGTAGATTTCCGTCAGTTCAAATCCTTAGGTATTGAGGTGGCTGATGTGGCCAAGCGTTTAATGGATTATGGTTTCCACGCGCCTACTGTTTCATTCCCTGTAGCCGGCACGCTGATGATTGAACCTACAGAATCTGAAAGTAAGGCCGAAATTGACCGTTTTGCGGAAGCTTTGATCAGCATCAAGAAGGAGATTGATGAGGTTGCGAATGGGGAAGCTGATGCTACAAATAACGTACTGAAAAATGCTCCGCACACGGAGCAGGTGGTGATCTCAGACAGCTGGGACAAACCTTACAGCCGCGAGAAAGCTGCCTATCCGCTGGAGTGGGTACGCGACCATAAATTCTTTGCGTCAGTATCCAGAGTGGATGAAGCTTATGGCGACAGAAACCTGGTTTGTACCTGCGAACCGATTGAAGCTTATATGTAA
- a CDS encoding endonuclease, which yields MPEGPSILILKEKTEKFIGMKIISASGNAKIEMDKLPGLIFEEYKIFGKQSYLVVEPFTIRIHLLMFGSYSVDENSKPERQLRLHLKFENGDLYFYSCSVKLLDSAVLKEIDWNADVLSDDWKPLKARKKLKSQPDTLVCDALLDQNIFSGVGNIIKNEVLFRIGVHPESLVGKLPPKKLSALIFEARNYSFDFLRWKKEYVLKKNWLVHTKKICPKCGEPLTKNHLGITNRRSFYCEKDQKLYV from the coding sequence ATGCCTGAAGGACCGTCTATATTAATCCTGAAAGAGAAAACCGAGAAATTCATAGGCATGAAAATTATTTCTGCTTCCGGAAACGCAAAGATTGAAATGGACAAACTACCGGGATTAATCTTTGAAGAGTATAAAATTTTCGGCAAGCAGTCTTATCTGGTAGTTGAGCCTTTTACAATCCGGATTCATCTTCTGATGTTTGGGTCATACTCTGTTGATGAAAACAGTAAACCGGAGCGGCAACTAAGACTGCATCTTAAATTTGAAAACGGCGACCTTTACTTCTACTCATGCTCGGTAAAACTGCTGGACAGTGCAGTGCTGAAGGAAATTGACTGGAACGCAGATGTTCTGAGCGACGACTGGAAACCTCTGAAGGCAAGAAAGAAACTGAAATCGCAGCCCGACACTCTGGTTTGTGATGCACTGCTGGACCAAAATATTTTTTCCGGTGTTGGCAACATCATTAAAAATGAGGTCCTGTTCCGGATCGGTGTCCATCCTGAAAGTTTGGTAGGCAAGCTTCCTCCGAAAAAGCTTTCGGCACTGATCTTTGAGGCCAGGAATTACAGCTTTGATTTCCTGAGGTGGAAAAAAGAATATGTACTGAAGAAAAACTGGCTGGTCCACACAAAGAAAATCTGTCCCAAATGCGGTGAGCCACTTACCAAAAACCACCTGGGCATAACCAACAGGCGTTCGTTTTACTGCGAAAAAGACCAGAAATTATATGTCTGA
- a CDS encoding deoxyguanosinetriphosphate triphosphohydrolase translates to MDLNSIFTNKRTGNIAATSASRTDYQRDFDRIIFSAAFRRLQNKTQVFPLPGSVFVHNRLTHSLEVSSVGRSLGSAVGDFISSEYSNQLDQTAQNFYQHNLQNVIAAACLCHDVGNPAFGHSGEDAIASYFEKNEGDLKPKFNEKEWVDLVNFEGNANAIRVLTHQQNGKDEGGTQLTYATLASIAKYPCESVARQKGILHRKKFGFFQNEKSTFLDIAASVGMIAESSEPTVYKRHPFVFLVEAADDICYNIIDMEDAHRLGIVSTSDCENLFFELIRSENQNTGRVEDKLAVLTNANERISYLRAKVINALINKSIQLYQANFSEIMAGTLDKSLLDIYKSGNRSLQEIESFSIEKIYNHKAVVEIENAGYNVMYELLDHFVPAVLKPKDKRKSYDKMALKLLPEQFVYESGSDYQKVLGVIDFVSGMTDNYATDLYRKIKGIEIGMTV, encoded by the coding sequence ATGGACTTAAACAGCATTTTCACCAATAAACGAACAGGAAATATAGCGGCAACTTCCGCATCAAGGACAGACTACCAAAGGGATTTCGACCGTATTATTTTTTCGGCCGCATTCCGCAGACTTCAGAATAAAACCCAGGTTTTTCCGCTTCCGGGAAGTGTTTTCGTACATAACAGGCTCACTCATTCTCTTGAGGTGTCCTCAGTAGGGCGGAGCCTGGGCAGCGCCGTCGGCGATTTTATTTCGTCGGAATATAGTAACCAACTAGACCAAACTGCTCAGAATTTCTATCAGCATAACCTTCAGAACGTTATTGCCGCAGCCTGTCTTTGTCACGATGTGGGGAATCCCGCTTTCGGACATTCAGGCGAGGATGCCATTGCCAGCTATTTCGAAAAAAATGAAGGAGATCTCAAACCTAAATTTAACGAAAAAGAATGGGTAGACCTGGTTAATTTTGAAGGAAACGCCAACGCAATCCGGGTTCTCACTCATCAGCAAAACGGTAAAGACGAAGGCGGCACTCAGCTTACTTATGCCACCCTTGCCAGCATCGCCAAATATCCCTGCGAATCGGTAGCCAGACAAAAGGGAATATTGCACCGAAAAAAGTTCGGTTTTTTCCAGAATGAAAAGTCAACTTTCCTTGATATCGCCGCCTCCGTAGGTATGATTGCTGAAAGTTCCGAACCTACAGTCTACAAAAGGCATCCCTTTGTTTTTCTTGTTGAAGCTGCAGATGATATCTGCTATAACATTATCGATATGGAAGATGCACACCGTCTCGGAATTGTATCAACCTCCGATTGTGAAAATCTTTTTTTTGAACTTATCCGCTCAGAAAATCAGAATACGGGAAGGGTAGAAGACAAGCTGGCCGTACTGACGAATGCCAACGAAAGAATATCTTACTTAAGAGCGAAAGTGATCAATGCGCTGATCAATAAATCGATACAGCTTTACCAGGCAAATTTTTCAGAAATTATGGCTGGGACTCTGGACAAATCATTGCTGGATATTTATAAATCCGGGAACAGGTCGCTGCAGGAAATCGAAAGTTTCTCCATCGAAAAGATTTACAACCACAAAGCTGTGGTCGAAATTGAAAATGCCGGTTACAATGTAATGTATGAGTTGCTGGATCATTTTGTACCTGCAGTTCTGAAGCCTAAAGACAAACGTAAATCTTACGATAAAATGGCTCTGAAACTTTTGCCAGAGCAGTTCGTTTACGAAAGCGGCAGCGATTACCAGAAGGTTCTGGGTGTAATAGACTTCGTTTCAGGCATGACGGACAATTATGCCACCGACCTTTACCGTAAGATTAAAGGAATTGAAATCGGAATGACGGTTTAG
- a CDS encoding SPFH domain-containing protein codes for MVFLGIIGFLALITLFASFFTVKQATAAIVERLGKFHSVRQSGLHLKIPYIDQVTKRMNLRIQQLDVIIDTKTLDNVFVRMKVSVQYQVITEQVADSFYRLENPENQITSYVFDVVRAEVPKMKLDDVFVRKDDIAIAVKGELQEAMQSYGYDIIKALVTDIDPDEQVKHAMNRINAAEREKTAAEYESEAQRIRIVAVAKAEAESKKLQGQGIADQRREIAKGLEESVKMLNSANISSQEASALIIITQHYDTLHSIGASNRSNLVLLPNTPTSASTMLNDLVVSMAATQKMDDLAKPGVPEPPRQHGH; via the coding sequence ATGGTTTTTTTAGGTATTATTGGTTTTCTCGCGCTTATCACGCTCTTCGCCTCATTTTTTACGGTGAAGCAGGCTACGGCCGCGATTGTAGAACGACTTGGTAAATTTCATTCGGTGCGTCAGTCGGGACTGCACCTCAAAATTCCTTACATCGATCAGGTGACAAAAAGGATGAATCTGCGTATCCAGCAGCTTGATGTAATCATCGACACAAAAACACTGGACAACGTATTTGTTCGAATGAAGGTATCGGTACAGTATCAGGTAATAACGGAGCAGGTTGCTGACTCTTTCTACCGTTTGGAGAATCCTGAAAATCAGATTACCTCCTATGTATTTGATGTGGTACGGGCAGAAGTGCCAAAGATGAAACTGGACGATGTGTTCGTTCGTAAGGATGATATCGCAATTGCTGTAAAAGGTGAGCTTCAGGAAGCTATGCAGAGTTATGGATACGACATCATCAAGGCTCTTGTAACCGATATTGATCCGGACGAGCAGGTAAAGCATGCCATGAACAGGATAAACGCTGCCGAACGTGAAAAAACCGCTGCCGAGTACGAGTCTGAAGCACAGAGAATCCGAATCGTAGCAGTAGCGAAAGCAGAGGCAGAATCCAAGAAACTTCAGGGTCAGGGTATTGCCGACCAGCGACGTGAGATCGCCAAAGGTCTGGAGGAATCTGTAAAAATGCTGAATTCAGCCAATATCAGTTCGCAGGAAGCATCTGCTCTGATTATCATTACTCAGCATTATGACACACTTCATTCAATTGGAGCAAGCAACAGAAGTAACCTTGTTCTTTTACCTAATACACCTACATCGGCAAGTACGATGCTGAACGACCTTGTGGTATCCATGGCGGCGACCCAGAAGATGGACGACCTGGCAAAACCGGGCGTACCCGAGCCTCCAAGGCAGCATGGTCACTAA
- a CDS encoding bifunctional transcriptional activator/DNA repair enzyme AdaA: MQLTNEIMYQASVDKDPDFEGVFWMGVKTTGIFCRPTCRARKPRPENVEFFHSTHEALNNGYRPCKVCKPLENPDKTPVGIIGLLQELANDPSVKITDRDLSARGLEPVAVRRWFTKHQGMTFQAFQRMLKLNSAFKKLQQGSTVMDSAYESGFASLSGFSEGFRNVFGNSPAGAKQQKIIDLKRIKTPVGSMYAAAVEAGICMLEFGDRSTLESTLTKIATALNGRVVPGNNPHFDLLERELAEYFNCSRKVFTVPLSPIGTDFQKKVWEVLRQIPYGETWTYSRQAALLGDVKKVRAVANANGFNRISIIIPCHRVIGSNGTLTGYGGGVWRKQKLLELERNAKSNL; the protein is encoded by the coding sequence ATGCAGCTTACAAACGAAATCATGTACCAGGCTTCAGTGGATAAAGATCCTGACTTCGAAGGAGTTTTCTGGATGGGTGTGAAGACCACCGGCATTTTTTGCCGGCCCACCTGCCGTGCCCGAAAGCCAAGACCGGAAAATGTGGAGTTCTTCCACAGTACGCATGAAGCGCTGAACAATGGCTACCGTCCCTGTAAGGTCTGTAAACCTCTGGAAAACCCGGACAAAACTCCGGTCGGCATCATCGGACTACTTCAGGAACTTGCGAACGATCCATCAGTTAAAATTACAGACCGCGATTTATCTGCCCGAGGGCTGGAGCCCGTGGCCGTACGCAGGTGGTTTACAAAACACCAGGGAATGACTTTTCAGGCTTTCCAGCGTATGCTAAAGCTGAATTCCGCATTTAAGAAACTGCAGCAGGGCAGCACCGTGATGGATAGCGCCTATGAAAGTGGCTTTGCAAGTTTGAGCGGTTTCAGTGAAGGCTTCAGAAATGTTTTCGGTAATTCGCCTGCGGGTGCGAAGCAGCAAAAAATCATTGACCTGAAAAGAATTAAGACACCCGTGGGAAGCATGTACGCCGCTGCGGTTGAGGCAGGTATCTGTATGCTTGAGTTTGGCGACCGCTCCACGCTGGAATCCACACTTACCAAAATAGCTACTGCGCTGAACGGCAGGGTGGTGCCGGGAAATAATCCCCACTTTGACTTGCTTGAGAGGGAGTTGGCAGAATACTTTAACTGCAGTAGAAAAGTCTTTACAGTGCCGCTTTCGCCTATAGGCACAGATTTCCAGAAAAAGGTTTGGGAGGTTCTGCGTCAGATCCCTTATGGAGAGACCTGGACTTACAGCCGTCAGGCCGCGCTTTTGGGTGATGTAAAGAAGGTGCGTGCCGTGGCAAATGCCAATGGCTTTAACCGGATTTCAATCATCATTCCCTGTCACCGGGTAATCGGAAGCAACGGTACCCTTACAGGTTATGGAGGCGGCGTATGGCGCAAGCAGAAACTTCTTGAACTTGAAAGAAATGCGAAAAGTAATTTATAA
- a CDS encoding type I restriction enzyme HsdR N-terminal domain-containing protein: protein MQLPKLNFRENFNFRFRKDKDNLFIYDLTRKSYLLLTPEEWVRQHWIHYFLSTKGYSASALISEKKLVLHGLTKRIDLLVTEKTAPKILIECKAPSIALTEKTFEQTARYNSVIGAPEIILTNGLQHICARFSASGYEFYQFEF from the coding sequence TTGCAACTGCCAAAACTTAATTTTCGGGAAAACTTTAACTTCCGTTTCAGGAAAGACAAAGATAACTTATTTATTTATGACCTCACCCGGAAAAGCTACCTGCTGCTTACTCCTGAGGAATGGGTACGGCAGCACTGGATTCATTATTTCCTCAGTACCAAGGGCTATTCAGCATCGGCATTAATATCAGAAAAGAAGCTGGTTCTGCATGGACTTACAAAGCGTATAGACCTGCTTGTTACGGAGAAAACCGCTCCAAAAATCCTGATTGAATGTAAAGCGCCGTCCATAGCGCTCACCGAAAAAACATTTGAACAGACAGCGCGCTATAATTCTGTAATCGGTGCTCCTGAAATAATCCTTACAAACGGACTGCAGCATATATGTGCGCGGTTCTCAGCCAGCGGTTACGAGTTTTATCAGTTTGAATTTTAA
- the holA gene encoding DNA polymerase III subunit delta, translating to MKDLELLLKNIKNKALLPVYFLHGGESYYIDIAVKSLENDVLTEDEKSFGQTVLYGKDTSIPEIISLAQQFPMFGELNLIIVKEAQDLKLGEDELKSLEFYVENPVPTTVLVFAHKHKKLDSRKKITKILTKNNWIFLSEPVKDYQLAKWIADECKANQIKTAPNISHLLADYLGNDLSRIANELGKLKMVMKEGQELDEKLVETHIGISKDFNVFELQKALGNKNHAAALRIAFFMGKSPKTNPFPMIIGNLYNYFSNIIIYHTMHGQSPQVMAAAMNVNPYFIKDFAESARFYPLKHATRIISLLREADLKNKGLGANQIDDAELLRELTYKILNVDRLKVSV from the coding sequence ATGAAAGATTTAGAATTATTGCTCAAAAATATTAAAAATAAAGCACTTCTTCCCGTCTATTTTTTACATGGTGGGGAGTCTTATTATATTGATATAGCTGTAAAAAGTCTGGAAAACGATGTCCTAACTGAGGATGAGAAATCCTTTGGGCAAACTGTTCTGTACGGTAAGGATACCAGTATTCCCGAAATTATTTCCCTGGCGCAGCAATTTCCGATGTTTGGCGAGTTGAACCTTATCATTGTAAAAGAAGCTCAAGACTTGAAATTGGGTGAAGATGAGCTTAAATCTCTGGAGTTCTATGTTGAAAACCCTGTTCCTACAACTGTTTTGGTCTTTGCTCACAAACATAAAAAGCTGGACAGCCGTAAGAAAATAACAAAGATCCTCACCAAAAACAACTGGATTTTTCTTAGTGAGCCAGTAAAAGACTATCAGCTGGCGAAGTGGATTGCAGACGAATGTAAAGCCAATCAAATAAAAACGGCACCCAATATCTCTCACCTGCTGGCAGATTATCTTGGGAATGACCTTTCACGCATCGCCAATGAACTGGGCAAACTGAAAATGGTAATGAAGGAAGGGCAGGAGTTAGATGAAAAGCTTGTGGAAACTCATATTGGGATCAGCAAGGACTTCAACGTCTTCGAACTTCAGAAAGCTTTAGGCAACAAAAACCACGCAGCCGCCCTCAGGATTGCCTTCTTTATGGGAAAAAGTCCCAAGACCAATCCCTTCCCTATGATTATTGGGAACCTGTACAATTATTTTTCGAACATCATTATTTATCACACCATGCATGGACAGAGTCCGCAGGTTATGGCCGCTGCTATGAATGTGAATCCCTACTTTATAAAGGATTTTGCTGAATCCGCGCGCTTCTATCCTCTGAAACATGCCACCAGAATCATTTCCCTGCTACGCGAAGCCGACCTTAAGAACAAGGGCTTGGGTGCCAACCAAATAGATGATGCCGAGCTGCTTAGAGAACTTACCTACAAAATCCTTAATGTAGACCGGTTGAAGGTTAGTGTTTGA